The genomic segment ACTAAGGGCTTTGATAACAGCCATATTTATACTGCGGGCACCCTGGCTCCCTCCAATTATAAGAACTGTAAACAATTTCTCCCTGTTTTCTGCCCCCTGCTCCCTGTTCACTGACCTGAGAATTTCCTGTCTGACAGGGTTTCCGGTTAACAGGATTTTCTTCTTATCAGCCCTTATTTTTGTATCTGCAAAAGATATATAAACACGGTTGGTTAATCTGGATAAAATCCTGTTGGTAATTCCAGGAATACTGTTTTGTTCATGAACAGCAGTTTTCACTCCTAAAAGTATAGCTGCAAGAACAACAGTACCTGAAGAATACCCTCCAACGCCTATTACCAGATCAGGTTTAAAGGACTTGATTATATCCAGAGCTTCCAAAATACCTATAGGTATCATGCTCATGGTTTTTAATCCATTAATAATTCCAAGCCCTTTTATACCGCGCGCTGTAATCTTTTGATGCATATATCCTGCTTTTGCCAGAGCATTAATCTCAAAAGTTCTGTCAGTGCCTATAAAAAGAACCTGATTTTTTGGATTTGCTGCCATAAATTCATCAGCAATGGCAATGCCTGGAAAAAGATGACCCCCGGTTCCCCCTCCGGCAATTATAATCTTAACTGGTCTGCTCATGAACCGCATTTGTACCTATATTCATTAATACGCCTATTGAAATCATGCTCATAATAAGAGAAGTTCCTCCATAACTGAGAAAAGGAAGGGTCAGCCCTTTTGTTGGCAAAAGGGCCAAAGCAACTCCCATATTAATACATACCTGAAGCCCCAGGGACACAGTAAGACCTGTTGCCAGAAAAGAGGAAAATGAATTATCAGCATTTCTGGCAATATTTAAACCCTGCCATAATATCATGCCGTAACAGGCAACAACAAGCATAACCCCGGCAAGACCGAGTTCTTCCCCAATAACAGAAAAAATAAAATCTGTATGAGGTTCAGGAAGGTAAAATAATTTCTGATATCCTTTGCCCAAACCTGATCCCCATACTCCTCCGGTTCCAAAAGCCATAAGGGAATGAATGGTCTGATACCCTTCTTCTGATGCATATTCCCATGGATTCCAAAAACTTAAAATTCTTTTCACCCGGTAGGATGCATTAAGTAATAAAAAACCAGTAACAGGGATAAGGGTTATCAGGGATATAACCAGGTATTTTAAACGTACCCCGCCTACAAACATCATAATCCATGTTATGATAAACAAGATAGCAACAGAACCAAAATCAGGCTGGGATAATATTAATACAGTAAAAATGCCAAGAACAATAACATGGGGTACAAATCCCACTGAAAAGGTCCTGATTTTATGATCCTTTTTGCTCATTGAATATGCCATGTATATTATCAGGGCAAAACGGGCAAATTCAGAAGGCTGAAATGTAAATATCCCCAGGTTCAGCCATCGTACAGCCCCGCCTGCATTAACCCCAAGTCCAGGAATCTGGACAGCAATAAGAAAAGCAAGGGACAGAAGAAGAAAAGGATATGTTAAAGCATGAAAAAGCCTGACAGGCAGATTGCGGCAGATTAACAGAAAAAACAGGCCTATAAAGAAAAAAACAGATTGTTTTAAAAGAAAATAATAATCCTTTCCGTATTTTTCCAGTGCAAGGGCGGAACTTGCACTGTAAACCATAACAATGCCAATACCCACAAGAAAAATAACTGGAAACAGCAGGCTGATATCATAGGTAATAGAAACTGCTGAAGCTTTTTCCAGATAATCTTTTCTGCCTGTAAGATAAGGCTTCATTTTAGCTCTTTCCTGCCAGATGCCTGACTATGCGGCAAAAGTCTTCGC from the Desulfonema limicola genome contains:
- the ftsW gene encoding putative lipid II flippase FtsW, whose amino-acid sequence is MKPYLTGRKDYLEKASAVSITYDISLLFPVIFLVGIGIVMVYSASSALALEKYGKDYYFLLKQSVFFFIGLFFLLICRNLPVRLFHALTYPFLLLSLAFLIAVQIPGLGVNAGGAVRWLNLGIFTFQPSEFARFALIIYMAYSMSKKDHKIRTFSVGFVPHVIVLGIFTVLILSQPDFGSVAILFIITWIMMFVGGVRLKYLVISLITLIPVTGFLLLNASYRVKRILSFWNPWEYASEEGYQTIHSLMAFGTGGVWGSGLGKGYQKLFYLPEPHTDFIFSVIGEELGLAGVMLVVACYGMILWQGLNIARNADNSFSSFLATGLTVSLGLQVCINMGVALALLPTKGLTLPFLSYGGTSLIMSMISIGVLMNIGTNAVHEQTS
- the murG gene encoding undecaprenyldiphospho-muramoylpentapeptide beta-N-acetylglucosaminyltransferase, with protein sequence MSRPVKIIIAGGGTGGHLFPGIAIADEFMAANPKNQVLFIGTDRTFEINALAKAGYMHQKITARGIKGLGIINGLKTMSMIPIGILEALDIIKSFKPDLVIGVGGYSSGTVVLAAILLGVKTAVHEQNSIPGITNRILSRLTNRVYISFADTKIRADKKKILLTGNPVRQEILRSVNREQGAENREKLFTVLIIGGSQGARSINMAVIKALSYIENIDKIHFIHQTGERDWEIVKNTYEKQNILCNVKSFFNNMALLYNQADLLICRSGATTIAEITGIGKPAVFIPFPFAADDHQTLNAQSLKKAGAADMINEKQLSPEKLAEKINYYMANPGALNKMSYNAKKQGRPDAAQAIIKDCHDLLTAN